TAGCTCCCCTATCATTGTGGCGGGATGTATATTGCTTGCCGCGGGAGGCTGCCGCGGGAGCTGACGTATGATTTTGACTCGCTTACCTACTTACACTGCAGTAGGTGGGCACTGATTGGCTGCTTGTACAACAAGCAGGGGTGCGGAGATCGGTATACAACCATGCGCTCTTTCGACGATATCGATCGCGCTCAACCGAAACACATATCGTGGTCCGACCAATCCAGCAAGCGTGTCAAAGAACTGAGGATCTCATACTTCCGAGCAATACAGTTTTCCTTAAAAAACCCCTCTTGTACAAGACAGTATGACTTCCCTCTGGATGCCTTCTAGCCTTTCCCGCTGGCGGACACTTCTATGTCAAGTTTGCCGCCACAACGAGCTGGGTCTAGGCGACTTCATACTTGACATACCACACATTGACATCCATCATAGGTCACAGTGTATCCTCCGGCATGCATGTCTCAACCTCTACCTGTGTGATAAAATGCATTTCGATCTTGACAGCCGCGTCGTAATATCATTTCTACCACCTAAGCTTGGTATTGAGGCCGCTTGAGAATTGTAGTGTCTCGGTCTGAGCCTGTGCATGTTCAAGTCAAAGGCTATTGAGAATGTTCTATCAATGTATGCTGGCGAACACATCATGCATGGTAGAAAATAGGTAAGCCTTTCTTCGTTGAGCCTACCTCACTGCCAACAAGGATGATCTGTCGTGATAGACCTCCTCTTGGGTATGGCTGGTATTTGAGATGAGAGAAAAGATAACTTTCTTATTCTAAAGAAACTTGAACAAAATACTTAGAGATTGTTGCAAATGCGAGAGACTGTACACGCGATGACCAGGAAGTGACGGAAGCTCGGATGCGAAATCCCGCTAGCCCGACCTGCTCTAGCGTGGTTTTTGGCAGGGAAGTGACTTCTAGGGTTTCCTCAATTCTTACCCCTGCAAGCATTATGATCCTTCCTTCCTTGGCTCTTCGCGATTGCTTTACATTGAAAATGCTTTCAAAGTTCCCATACCTCTTGCTTGAGCCTTTTCTATCACTACAGCTATCGCTAGAGCCTAGTCTCCATTTGGTCCGAGGCACGTCATAGAGGATATGGGCCGAGCGGGGTACGATCTGGGGGCAAGTTCTCGGACTTCGCGCAAGGCTCGCCAGCAATGAACCAACCTCGAAATTCAAGCCAATCTACCCTGCCAACACCCAAGTCTCACTGATTCGTACCCGCATCGACAAACTCACCTTTCGGAGCACAATGGTTGCCTCATTCCGTGATCTCCTGGGCATCCGTCCAGGTACAGCCTCAACGTCCGACTCTGCGCTCATTATTATCGATGCACAGAATGAATACGCGGAAGGGCAGCTGAAGGTCACCAACGCTGAGTCGAGCGGTAAAGCCATTGCCAGCCTGCTCGAAAAGTATCGTGCTGCGAACGGCAAGATCGTCCACGTTATGCACCAAACACCCGAAGGCGCCCCTATCTTTACTCCTGGCACCAAGTTAGCGAACGAATTTAGCAACGTTGCGGCCAAGGTACGAGTGCTTACATCATTTACCAGAACGCATACTGATCGGGTTCAGGACGGCGAGGAGGTGATCTGGAAGCAGTTTCCTGGCTCTTTCGAGCAAACCTCTCTTCACGACACTCTCCAGTCGTGGGGTGTCAAGAAAGTTGCTCTCACTGGATACATGGCACATGTATGTGTCTCCACTACCGCTCGTGAGGCTATGCAGAAGGGCTACGAAGTCATTCTCGTTGAAGATGCTATTGGCGACCGCGACATACCCGGTGTCGAGGGTAGCGAGCTCACCCGAGTTGCGTTGGCAGAGTTGGCAGATGTCTTCGGTACGACCGTGCAAAGCTCGGATATCAGGTAGAACGTTAAAGTATTTCTGAAGCCGCGTTGGTGCAATGGCACAATCCAACGTGGATCCGTAATCCGAGCTTGACTGAAAAATTCTCTGCAACTTGTTCACCCCATCTGAGATGTTCGTGATGTATGCGAAGATGTACCATGATCCCAGCATTGAAGCAATACCATTGTGAGCATTATCAGCCGTGAATATTTGTGAATCGTCGGAGGAACAAGGAGGTGACCGATTGAAGCGACAAGGCTAGAATCGCTTAGCTGGCGCTTCGGTCTTCATCATCGCTGACTGACAAGGGTCTTTCTGTGTTGTCGCCCTGCAGCCCTCACGACCAACATGAAACAGGCGCTAAAAGCTATGAATATCCTGAAGGATCTCAGGGAGTAGGACCGTTGATATCCATGCACGGGTAGGCCTGACGTTTGGTTGGGTATGCCCGCGGCAGTCGTTATGTTTAGCCAAGTCCATCATACCACACATCAGGTCCGGCATAGCCTGGTAGTCATAACTAAGGTTTTGCATAGACCTCGTGCGGCGCGTCGTGAAGAAAAATGCAAGCAACAGCTTTCCACTCAATCGTCCAGAGTGCACGTCGAGCATGTCCTGTTTCGCCGTGGATCCTTGTGTACCGTCATCTGACAAGAAGGATGATCGGCCTCTAGCAGGATTTAAAAAACCGTCAAAGACCATCGGGACTATTCTTAGGTTCCAGATTGTTGGCAAGTCAAGCACTGCAGCGCTCGCTTCCATATATACTGACAAGGTCTTAGCCCTGACCTCAGCATTTGCACACTATTGGATGTTCGACAACCTGGACGGAAAATCTACGGAAAACCGTCTTCTTTCACAATAACAAGTCTCTGCTTTGTCGCAGCTTTTAGTCACAGTATTTCGCGCATCGTTAAGTGCCAGTGTTGGGTGCTGCCTTGCACAGCATCTATGGCATATTTTACAGGGAAGCGAAATACCCTTACTTATGGTTGAAAAAATGTTTCTAATTCGTTCGGATTTCCTTACCCTATTCGATTTGAGAGTACTCTGGAGAGCTCCTTTGCTTTTGTCCATGGCACTTTTCATATGGATTCTCCGGATTGCAACTATCTACCCACCCGGAGCCTTGGGCGTGGCCCTCGACTCCTTCACCTCCACTCACTATGTCAACACATCTGTCTTCAATCCATTGCCACCAAAGAATTGGAATCCACTTCTGACGACATCAACATATAACCCTGGTTTGTGTGTAGAGCTCCTGATAGCGTACGACCTCGAGCCATCTGAAGCACCTTATCAGAAAGAATTTGCAATAGCCAAGGATGCTTGTCATGGCGAAGACGTTTATCCCTGCTTCGCGCCAAAAGTAGCCCTCGTCAACACAGCTAGAACAGTTTTAGCTGCCGGTCAGATCACCAGCTTTCCCCCTTCTACAGGGTTGAACTCCACTTATCGACTCAACTTCCGAGCGCCACAAATGCAATGCAACACCTCGGAAGCTATTGATGATACGTTCCAACTGGTTTCTAATTCTTCGGATGGGAGGCCTGCAATTTTCGGTTTGGTCTACAATTCGAGTCAAACGTTGGGCCGATCCCGCGAAATGACCGCGACCAAACGAGATATCCTAAGCTTTTCTACGCGATACCCTTACAAGGTAACCTCATCTATT
This genomic window from Ascochyta rabiei chromosome 11, complete sequence contains:
- a CDS encoding phospholipase C type enzyme, encoding MVASFRDLLGIRPGTASTSDSALIIIDAQNEYAEGQLKVTNAESSGKAIASLLEKYRAANGKIVHVMHQTPEGAPIFTPGTKLANEFSNVAAKDGEEVIWKQFPGSFEQTSLHDTLQSWGVKKVALTGYMAHVCVSTTAREAMQKGYEVILVEDAIGDRDIPGVEGSELTRVALAELADVFGTTVQSSDIR
- a CDS encoding phospholipase C type enzyme, variant 2, yielding MVASFRDLLGIRPGTASTSDSALIIIDAQNEYAEGQLKVTNAESSGKAIASLLEKYRAANGKIVHVMHQTPEGAPIFTPGTKLANEFSNVAAKVRVLTSFTRTHTDRVQDGEEVIWKQFPGSFEQTSLHDTLQSWGVKKVALTGYMAHVCVSTTAREAMQKGYEVILVEDAIGDRDIPGVEGSELTRVALAELADVFGTTVQSSDIR